One window of Aspergillus oryzae RIB40 DNA, chromosome 3 genomic DNA carries:
- a CDS encoding SH3 domain protein (predicted protein), whose product MSTESPTGGPGLGDLEKELVCSICTELLYQPLTLLDCLHTFCGSCLKEWFSVQASRHRSSSSARFTCPSCRAVVRETRPNATVTTLLDMVLTANPDRARPEAEKEEIAQRYKPGQPVFPTAASPGNSTSESDDEDRRLMEEARELSLRESGPRTREHRSARSTRARRGESADGDRRREDGRSRQQREEERAARRHARSALPDTSDRTRQIEHQSSLRSLLSLSDTETMQEEILRQILEEGLLDDIDMDNLGPAQEEELSERIADAYRRRHRLRSRSQQRNGAQEEAHASNRPRSRSQSVQRSQPASGSRDSPAHPPVSRPYLLEPLVPRSSVSGHQRRLSDQGSRQRVSPIPVSSASSSEVNLRPAARSSSDMIADRPRGSQAARVRAADSAPRTRRATASEQSIPNIWVASSNDRELRRQRPARQSVDSPTSISSLVRSPRTASFALRSEQNLANSPTATSLAPEINSPARAEGRSRPSSSRSNGPQATTYYIEPSISCDRCGRSSIQYELHKKCRLCKDGDYHICLRCYRLGRGCLDWPGFGVSAKANLDRIHASSNGLAMPSQESQHILLSLKYNRPSDTARRATRDGREVTNENPARRLQAGLFCDICQSSADTCFWKCNQCNEGDWGFCNKCVNKGKCCTHALLPICRVTPDSPSTPATPAAPGDVANGSAAPLAGAETLKVLSFSTNCDICANPIPASTLRFHCLQCNEGDYDTCANCYLKLVATAKIRKENGHNGWRRCLKGHRMVVVGFEDHEEGQKRVIVRDLVGGRALKDEHLQPSSPPASPSVPRTFVAGSGIVPSPELGTGDWSWKEGAERRKKASRIRAPWSSTLGDRTNSYSEPSTPTTPTPNASTSPRFPPDGGIGLVVHALWPWYPENGVKDELMFPRGAEITEAENINDDWYWGCYAGSTGLFPGTHVFVVGEIA is encoded by the exons ATGTCAACTGAATCACCTACCGGGGGTCCTGGTTTAGGGGACCTTGAAAAGGAACTGGTCTGTTCA ATCTGCACAGAACTGCTCTACCAAcccctcaccctcctcgACTGTCTGCATACTTTCTGTGGCTCTTGCCTGAAAGAATGGTTCTCCGTCCAAGCTTCGCGCCACCggtcatcctcttccgccCGATTCACTTGCCCATCATGTCGCGCCGTCGTTCGCGAAACAAGACCGAATGCCACAGTCACTACGTTGTTGGACATGGTGCTCACCGCGAATCCCGACCGTGCCAGGCCcgaggctgagaaggaggaaatcGCGCAAAGATATAAACCTGGCCAACCTGTCTTCCCGACTGCCGCTTCACCGGGGAACAGCACATCTGAGTCAGATGACGAGGATCGAAGGTTAATGGAAGAGGCTCGTGAACTGAGTCTGCGTGAGAGTGGACCGCGAACAAGGGAGCATCGGTCGGCACGATCAACAAGGGCTCGTCGAGGTGAGAGTGCTGATGGAGACAggcgaagagaagatggtcgaTCCCGGCAACAACGAGAAGAGGAACGCGCTGCGCGACGTCACGCTCGGAGCGCATTACCTGATACTTCAGATCGTACGAGACAAATAGAACACCAGTCGAGTCTTCGATCGTTGCTAAGCTTGTCGGATACCGAAACCATGCAAGAAGAGATCTTACGTCAAATTCTGGAAGAAGGGTTATTGgacgatattgatatggaCAATCTTGGACCTGCGCAGGAAGAGGAGCTCAGTGAACGCATTGCCGATGCTTACAGACGGAGGCATAGACTGCGTTCCCGATCACAGCAGAGAAACGGTGCACAGGAAGAGGCGCACGCATCAAATCGCCCTCGGTCACGCTCGCAATCAGTGCAGAGATCTCAGCCCGCTTCTGGTTCTCGAGATTCACCAGCGCACCCTCCGGTATCAAGGCCATACTTACTCGAACCGCTCGTCCCGCGCTCTAGTGTCTCTGGCCATCAGCGACGCTTATCCGACCAAGGTAGCCGTCAGAGAGTATCACCTATACCTGTTAGCTCCGCTTCATCGTCAGAAGTCAATCTGAGGCCTGCAGCAAGGTCTTCTAGCGACATGATTGCCGACCGTCCTCGAGGCTCGCAGGCTGCTCGGGTCAGGGCGGCCGATTCAGCTCCACGGACACGTCGAGCGACAGCTTCCGAGCAATCTATTCCTAATATATGGGTGGCTAGTAGTAATGATAGGGAACTACGGCGACAAAGACCGGCCAGACAGTCTGTCGACTCTCCCACATCAATTTCTTCATTGGTGCGCAGCCCTCGAACTGCTTCTTTTGCATTACGCTCTGAACAGAACCTTGCAAACTCACCTACGGCTACTTCTCTCGCGCCTGAGATCAACAGTCCTGCCAGGGCAGAAGGACGCTCCAggccctcatcctccagaTCTAACGGTCCTCAAGCGACAACCTATTATATTGAACCGTCTATCTCGTGCGATAGATGCGGAAGGTCAAGTATCCAGTATGAACTTCACAAGAAATGCCGGTTATGTAAGGATGGTGACTACCATATTTGCCTGCGGTGCTACCGGCTTGGACGCGGCTGTCTAGACTGGCCTGGATTTGGTGTATCAGCAAAGGCAAATCTCGACAGAATTCATGCTTCTTCCAATGGTCTTGCCATGCCTTCGCAAGAGTCACAACATATCCTACTTTCTCTAAAGTACAACCGGCCGTCCGACACCGCCCGTCGGGCCACACGGGATGGAAGAGAGGTTACCAACGAAAACCCCGCCCGACGATTACAAGCCGGGCTTTTCTGCGACATATGTCAGTCGTCAGCAGATACGTGCTTCTGGAAATGCAACCAGTGCAACGAAGGCGACTGGGGCTTCTGCAACAAATGTGTCAATAAAGGAAAATGCTGTACGCATGCCCTTCTACCGATATGCCGTGTTACGCCAGATAGCCCCTCGACTCCCGCGACACCAGCCGCCCCAGGAGATGTAGCCAACGGATCAGCTGCTCCTCTTGCCGGAGCTGAGACACTGAAAGTACTGTCCTTCTCCACAAATTGCGACATTTGCGCCAACCCAATTCCAGCATCCACTCTGCGTTTCCATTGTCTCCAGTGCAACGAGGGTGATTATGATACTTGTGCAAACTGCTACCTTAAGCTGGTGGCAACGGCAAAAATCCGTAAAGAGAACGGGCATAACGGCTGGCGGCGCTGCTTGAAAGGTCATCGGATGGTGGTAGTTGgatttgaagatcatgaagagGGCCAGAAACGGGTCATTGTCCGTGATCTAGTGGGCGGTCGTGCGCTGAAAGACGAACACCTTCAGCCTTCCTCCCCTCCAGCCTCTCCATCTGTACCACGAACATTTGTGGCAGGCTCTGGTATTGTTCCATCCCCTGAACTCGGAACTGGCGACTGGAGCTGGAAAGAGGGAGCAGAGCGGCGCAAAAAAGCATCTCGCATCCGAGCCCCATGGTCCAGTACCCTCGGTGACCGTACCAACTCATACTCTGAACCTTCCACGCCTACCACTCCCACACCGAACGCGTCAACTTCACCTCGCTTTCCACCCGATGGTGGTATTGGTCTTGTTGTTCACGCGCTGTGGCCGTGGTATCCTGAGAATGGTGTCAAAGACGAGCTGATGTTTCCACGTGGCGCGGAAATTACTGAGGCGGAAAATATCAATGATGATTGGTATTGGGGGTGTTATGCTGGATCTACTGGGCTGTTCCCGGGAACAcatgtctttgttgttggaGAGATCGCCTAA